A window of the Eubalaena glacialis isolate mEubGla1 chromosome 9, mEubGla1.1.hap2.+ XY, whole genome shotgun sequence genome harbors these coding sequences:
- the LOC133098081 gene encoding kynurenine/alpha-aminoadipate aminotransferase, mitochondrial-like isoform X2 has product MNYTRFITAASAARKPSAIRVMTEILGKSSKSVLSLATGAPNPNTFPFKTAVITTDNGETIQFDEEMMKRALQYSQSAGLPELLSWLKQLQVKLHNPPTIHYPPSQGQMDMCVTCGSQEGLCKVFEMIVNPGDNILVNEPIYSGTIHALQPLGCNMINVSSDEHGIIPDSLREILSKWKPEDSKNPEKNTPKFLYTVPNGNNPAGNSLTTNRKKEIYELARKYDFLIIEDDPYYFMQFNKPWAPTFLSMDVDGRVIRADSFSKVLSSGLRIGFITGPKPLIERIVLHTEVSTMHTSTFTQLLVSQLLHQWGEEGFLAHVERVIDFYRKQRDALLAAADKWLSGLAEWHVPTAGMFLWVKIKGLHDVRKLIEEKAFKKEIFVLPGYNFYLDSSAPCPYFRASFSLASPEQMDVAFQGLAQFIKESL; this is encoded by the exons ATGAATTACACACGGTTCATCACGGCTGCGAGCGCGGCCAGAAAGCCTTCTGCCATTCGAGTCATGA CTGAGATATTGGGCAAGTCATCGAAATCTGTCCTCTCCCTGGCGACTGGAGCACCAAACCCCAACACGTTCCCTTTCAAGACTGCGGTTATCACCACAGACAACGGAGAGACCATCCAATTTGATGAAGAGATGATGAAGAGAGCACTGCAGTATTCTCAGAGTGCTGG ACTCCCAGAGCTGTTATCCTGGCTAAAACAGTTACAAGTAAAATTGCATAATCCTCCCACCATCCATTATCCACCCAGCCAAGGACAAATGGACATGTGTGTCACATGTGGCAGCCAAGAAGGTCTCTGTAAG GTATTTGAAATGATCGTTAATCCTGGAGATAATATCCTCGTAAATGAACCTATTTATTCAGGAACAATTCATGCT CTGCAACCCCTGGGCTGCAACATGATTAATGTTTCCAGTGATGAGCACGGGATTATTCCAGACTCTCTCAGAGAAATACTTTCCAAATGGAAACCAGAAGATTCAAAGAACCCCGAGAAAAACACCCCCAAATTTCTTTATACTGTCCCAAATGGCAACAACCCTGCCGGGAACTCATTAACAACTAACCGCAAAAAGGAAATCTATGAG CTCGCAAGAAAATATGACTTCCTCATCATAGAAGACGATCCTTATTATTTTATGCAGTTCAACAAG cCCTGGGCACCGACTTTTCTCTCCATGGACGTTGATGGGCGTGTCATCCGAGCTGACTCTTTTTCCAAAGTCCTGTCCTCTGG GTTAAGAATAGGGTTTATAACTGGTCCAAAGCCCTTGATCGAGAGAATTGTTTTACACACAGAAGTCTCAACAATGCACACCAGCACTTTCACCCAG CTCCTGGTATCACAGCTTCTACACCAATGGGGAGAAGAGGGCTTCCTGGCTCATGTAGAGAG GGTTATTGATTTCTATAGAAAGCAAAGGGATGCATTATTGGCAGCTGCAGACAAGTGGTTAAGTG GTTTGGCAGAATGGCATGTTCCTACTGCTGGAATGTTTTTATGGGTTAAAATTAAGGGCCTTCATGATGTAAGAAAACTGATCGAAGAGAAAGCCTTTAAGAAAGAG ATATTCGTGCTTCCTGGATATAACTTCTACCTTGATAGTTCAGCTCCTTGCCCCTACTTCAGAGCATCCTTCTCTTTAGCTTCTCCAGAGCAGATGGACGTG GCCTTCCAGGGATTAGCCCAATTTATAAAGGAATCTTTATGA
- the LOC133098081 gene encoding kynurenine/alpha-aminoadipate aminotransferase, mitochondrial-like isoform X1 translates to MNYTRFITAASAARKPSAIRVMTEILGKSSKSVLSLATGAPNPNTFPFKTAVITTDNGETIQFDEEMMKRALQYSQSAGLPELLSWLKQLQVKLHNPPTIHYPPSQGQMDMCVTCGSQEGLCKVFEMIVNPGDNILVNEPIYSGTIHALQPLGCNMINVSSDEHGIIPDSLREILSKWKPEDSKNPEKNTPKFLYTVPNGNNPAGNSLTTNRKKEIYELARKYDFLIIEDDPYYFMQFNKPWAPTFLSMDVDGRVIRADSFSKVLSSGLRIGFITGPKPLIERIVLHTEVSTMHTSTFTQLLVSQLLHQWGEEGFLAHVERVIDFYRKQRDALLAAADKWLSGLAEWHVPTAGMFLWVKIKGLHDVRKLIEEKAFKKEIFVLPGYNFYLDSSAPCPYFRASFSLASPEQMDVDYRKPRSKFLRTVCREPTEEP, encoded by the exons ATGAATTACACACGGTTCATCACGGCTGCGAGCGCGGCCAGAAAGCCTTCTGCCATTCGAGTCATGA CTGAGATATTGGGCAAGTCATCGAAATCTGTCCTCTCCCTGGCGACTGGAGCACCAAACCCCAACACGTTCCCTTTCAAGACTGCGGTTATCACCACAGACAACGGAGAGACCATCCAATTTGATGAAGAGATGATGAAGAGAGCACTGCAGTATTCTCAGAGTGCTGG ACTCCCAGAGCTGTTATCCTGGCTAAAACAGTTACAAGTAAAATTGCATAATCCTCCCACCATCCATTATCCACCCAGCCAAGGACAAATGGACATGTGTGTCACATGTGGCAGCCAAGAAGGTCTCTGTAAG GTATTTGAAATGATCGTTAATCCTGGAGATAATATCCTCGTAAATGAACCTATTTATTCAGGAACAATTCATGCT CTGCAACCCCTGGGCTGCAACATGATTAATGTTTCCAGTGATGAGCACGGGATTATTCCAGACTCTCTCAGAGAAATACTTTCCAAATGGAAACCAGAAGATTCAAAGAACCCCGAGAAAAACACCCCCAAATTTCTTTATACTGTCCCAAATGGCAACAACCCTGCCGGGAACTCATTAACAACTAACCGCAAAAAGGAAATCTATGAG CTCGCAAGAAAATATGACTTCCTCATCATAGAAGACGATCCTTATTATTTTATGCAGTTCAACAAG cCCTGGGCACCGACTTTTCTCTCCATGGACGTTGATGGGCGTGTCATCCGAGCTGACTCTTTTTCCAAAGTCCTGTCCTCTGG GTTAAGAATAGGGTTTATAACTGGTCCAAAGCCCTTGATCGAGAGAATTGTTTTACACACAGAAGTCTCAACAATGCACACCAGCACTTTCACCCAG CTCCTGGTATCACAGCTTCTACACCAATGGGGAGAAGAGGGCTTCCTGGCTCATGTAGAGAG GGTTATTGATTTCTATAGAAAGCAAAGGGATGCATTATTGGCAGCTGCAGACAAGTGGTTAAGTG GTTTGGCAGAATGGCATGTTCCTACTGCTGGAATGTTTTTATGGGTTAAAATTAAGGGCCTTCATGATGTAAGAAAACTGATCGAAGAGAAAGCCTTTAAGAAAGAG ATATTCGTGCTTCCTGGATATAACTTCTACCTTGATAGTTCAGCTCCTTGCCCCTACTTCAGAGCATCCTTCTCTTTAGCTTCTCCAGAGCAGATGGACGTG GATTACAGGAAACCAAGAAGCAAGTTCCTAAGAACTGTGTGTCGGGAACCCACAGAAGAGCCATAA
- the LOC133098081 gene encoding kynurenine/alpha-aminoadipate aminotransferase, mitochondrial-like isoform X3, giving the protein MNYTRFITAASAARKPSAIRVMTEILGKSSKSVLSLATGAPNPNTFPFKTAVITTDNGETIQFDEEMMKRALQYSQSAGLPELLSWLKQLQVKLHNPPTIHYPPSQGQMDMCVTCGSQEGLCKLQPLGCNMINVSSDEHGIIPDSLREILSKWKPEDSKNPEKNTPKFLYTVPNGNNPAGNSLTTNRKKEIYELARKYDFLIIEDDPYYFMQFNKPWAPTFLSMDVDGRVIRADSFSKVLSSGLRIGFITGPKPLIERIVLHTEVSTMHTSTFTQLLVSQLLHQWGEEGFLAHVERVIDFYRKQRDALLAAADKWLSGLAEWHVPTAGMFLWVKIKGLHDVRKLIEEKAFKKEIFVLPGYNFYLDSSAPCPYFRASFSLASPEQMDVDYRKPRSKFLRTVCREPTEEP; this is encoded by the exons ATGAATTACACACGGTTCATCACGGCTGCGAGCGCGGCCAGAAAGCCTTCTGCCATTCGAGTCATGA CTGAGATATTGGGCAAGTCATCGAAATCTGTCCTCTCCCTGGCGACTGGAGCACCAAACCCCAACACGTTCCCTTTCAAGACTGCGGTTATCACCACAGACAACGGAGAGACCATCCAATTTGATGAAGAGATGATGAAGAGAGCACTGCAGTATTCTCAGAGTGCTGG ACTCCCAGAGCTGTTATCCTGGCTAAAACAGTTACAAGTAAAATTGCATAATCCTCCCACCATCCATTATCCACCCAGCCAAGGACAAATGGACATGTGTGTCACATGTGGCAGCCAAGAAGGTCTCTGTAAG CTGCAACCCCTGGGCTGCAACATGATTAATGTTTCCAGTGATGAGCACGGGATTATTCCAGACTCTCTCAGAGAAATACTTTCCAAATGGAAACCAGAAGATTCAAAGAACCCCGAGAAAAACACCCCCAAATTTCTTTATACTGTCCCAAATGGCAACAACCCTGCCGGGAACTCATTAACAACTAACCGCAAAAAGGAAATCTATGAG CTCGCAAGAAAATATGACTTCCTCATCATAGAAGACGATCCTTATTATTTTATGCAGTTCAACAAG cCCTGGGCACCGACTTTTCTCTCCATGGACGTTGATGGGCGTGTCATCCGAGCTGACTCTTTTTCCAAAGTCCTGTCCTCTGG GTTAAGAATAGGGTTTATAACTGGTCCAAAGCCCTTGATCGAGAGAATTGTTTTACACACAGAAGTCTCAACAATGCACACCAGCACTTTCACCCAG CTCCTGGTATCACAGCTTCTACACCAATGGGGAGAAGAGGGCTTCCTGGCTCATGTAGAGAG GGTTATTGATTTCTATAGAAAGCAAAGGGATGCATTATTGGCAGCTGCAGACAAGTGGTTAAGTG GTTTGGCAGAATGGCATGTTCCTACTGCTGGAATGTTTTTATGGGTTAAAATTAAGGGCCTTCATGATGTAAGAAAACTGATCGAAGAGAAAGCCTTTAAGAAAGAG ATATTCGTGCTTCCTGGATATAACTTCTACCTTGATAGTTCAGCTCCTTGCCCCTACTTCAGAGCATCCTTCTCTTTAGCTTCTCCAGAGCAGATGGACGTG GATTACAGGAAACCAAGAAGCAAGTTCCTAAGAACTGTGTGTCGGGAACCCACAGAAGAGCCATAA